Within Citrus sinensis cultivar Valencia sweet orange chromosome 1, DVS_A1.0, whole genome shotgun sequence, the genomic segment TCTACAAGCTCAAGAGCTTCTCTCAAGAGATTAGCTCGGCCAAAGAGGTCTACCATGCAACCATAGTGCTCATATTTGGGAGGAATGTTGTACTCATTAGTCATTGATGCAAAGATTTCCCGCCCCTCATCAACTAGCCCTGCATGACTACAAGCATAAAGCACACCAATAAATGTAACCCCATTGGGATCAATACTTTCATCTTTCATTTTGTTGAAGAAGATTAGCGCATTCCTAGCATCCCCGTGTATCGCAAAGGCATTGATCATACTTGTCCAGGATATCacatttcttcttctcatccTCTCAAATACCTCTCGTGCACTTTCCAAACTCCCACATTTTGCATACATATCAATGATCGCATTGTTGACACGCAAATCTCCTCCGAACGCATTTTTATCAATGTATAAATGAATCCTTTGTGCTTGATCCAACACCCCAAGATGAGCACAGGCTGAGATAACACTGAGCATAGTAACCTTATCAGGTTTCATTCCACAGACTTGCATTTCGTTAAACAACTTAAGAGCTTCTTGAGGATGATTATTCTCAGCATAACCAGAAATCATTGCGCTCCAGCAGATCAAGTCCTTTTCAACCATCTGGTCAAAAATCAAGCGAGCATCTTCAACCTGTCCAGCCCTCGAATACCCGGAAACCATAGCAGTTgacacaactaaatttttcAGCAACACTTTATCAAACAATCCTTTTGCCATATCCATGCAACCACAATTCGCGTACATAGTAATAAGTGTACTTTGCAAATGGGCATCTAGAGCAAcattattatcaataataaattcatgCACTGCTTCCCCATAACTTAAATTCCCAGCACGGCTACATGCAGATAAAATCTTTGAAAGAACCATCTCATCTGGCTCCACATTCGACatcttcatttcttcaaaAAGATTCAAAACTTCATCAAAAAGGCCATTCTGAAAATACCTGCTTGTAATTTTCAATCAGAACAACATTGCAAAAGGACAAACAATACTAAAAACACAAACacatcaaaaaaataaacataccCATCAATCATTACACTCCACGGAACAATATCTCTATAAgacattttatcaaacatcAACCGCGCATCGAGAATCTTCCCACAAGCACCATACATACCAACTAGACCCGTCTGCACAAACGGGTCCGAACCAAATCCCAACTTAGTCCCAAGCCCATGAACCTGCATCCCTTCGAGCAATCCCTCAGCCCGTGCAATGGCCTTCAAAATTGGAGGGAAACTGAACCGGTCAATAGTCAATCCCTCATTCAACATTTTCAGAAACACCTTGAGTGCATGTTTTGGACGGTGACTCCATGATATCGCGCGTATAAATTTGTTGGAGACGCGAGATGGGGGAGCGGGGATTTGGGAGAATATCGACAAGGCGTAGTAGAGGGATGAAGGAGTAGTGGTAGGGAGTGAGAATGAAGTGAGCAGAAGTTTAAGGAGAAGGGAATTTTGGGAGTGGTGAGAGTGTGAGAGTTTGAGGATTTGGGCGTGGGTTTGTTTCATGTGAGTGAGGCTGGAGCAAGAGGAGATGGCGGTGCTGGTGGGGAGAGTGAGTGGTTTTGTGGGCTGGCTGAGAGTGGACATCGCACTTTCGGGACTTCAGAAATCAGAAGTGGAATTTGGGGGGAAAGTTTGTTGGTCGTTGATGTTCGTTGGTACTTGCAACTGAGATGGATTTTGAATGAAATTACGTAGGATTTGGAccttaacaaatattttttttcaatggcTACCTTTTTGGAGCTGTGCTCTAAGATACAATACAAATAGAAATCACAGCCAcacataaaatgataaataataaaaaatatgttataattttgatcatataattataaaagcaTACTTTATCTTAGAGCGATTCtggatatatatttttataatagagtTATTTGCACCCCTCAAAATATCTTACAGCGCTGCTATTTGCCCCGGATCAAACTCCGAATATTTCAAAAACGACGCcgttttaagattttttttttcaatcgaAAGCTCTATCTACACAGTACCAAGGATAACTTCTACTTTCTCTTAACTGttatctctctttcttctcaAATACGCTCTTAACTATTATCTTCCTTATAGGCAAACGATTAagcttcttttaaattttgaaaattcttaTTTACCAAGCAACATTTTAAGAAACAGAGTACCACCAACTCAATTAGAACCAGCTTATCAAACCACTATAACCCATGTTGCATATTTCTTTGTACATATTTCTAAGCATGCCAGCTTCTTCATCCATGGGCTGATCAAGCTTCTAGTCGAAGACCCATATGCTGCCCTTGTTAGTCTCACTGTCTTCATCAATCTCCACTCTAGCAACCATTCTCAATCTCAAACTCGGCTTCAAATGATTGTTTATAGATTAAACCCACAAAACATTTCCAGATTACCCCCACTTTCAAAATCCTAAAACTAAAGCAACTTGAAATAGGAAGAAATAACTTATaactcaattttaaaatttgatctttatttgaaattcatactccaactaaaaaatgaaaaacccagaaaataattaaattgaaaaattaagacaaaacTCTAATCAATTTAAGACAaaacagagagaaaaatctaaataataaaaaagttaaaaaactTATTCTAATTTGACTTACAGCCAGAGTAACGAATTGATGCtcaccaaaaaattaaaaggcgGAGGAAAGATTACTAAAACAagttgaaaatgaattaaaagagGTTGGACAACAAAGAACAGATGACAAAAGGCCAAAAGAGGAACTTGATgctttaattcaataaacaaaaacaataaaaaagaaaaggttaaCTAAATAATCAAAGAAGGcaaattcccaaaaaaaaaaacaacaacaaaagacAACAACCCAGTTGAGAAGGACAATGGCGGCAGCTGGGGTACTTTGGGATGACATTGGTTGTGGCTGGTGTGACCTCAATCAATAACGAAAAAAAGATAACTTTACAAACGGTGCATTTTTAGCTTAAGTAAAACGGTGCGTTGAAGTCGGGGTTTGATTCGGAGTTTAATTCGGTGGAAATAGCTTTTTCCAATATCTTATAAAATCTCTCCTTCATATTTACCATTTTAGGcatcataaaaaatacataaaagaacaataataatcCTTTCATATTTACCATTTTAGTcatgataaaaaatacataataataacTCACTATAAGATCAGCGACTTTACTCACTTCAATACTTGGTTCTTGGTTAactgattaattattttttataatcactCCACGTTTTATCATTCGGAAAATTACGcatcataatttcataaagaaaaaaaaaaccataggGTTTAAGTCGTAGAAAATATAggtagaaaaaatataaataataacgcaggttttattttcaaattttaataatttttttcaataaataaaatctcgAAGAAGGAAGGTCATATTCTGGTATCGCAACGAAACTGTGGAATTATCAGTGAAGAAGGTGGAATTAAGGgtatttaagaaataaaaataggtgtaaagaaaaagtttaatttatttttattaggttCTCTTAGGAAAGGGCTTTCAAGGGGTTTTAAGAGGGATGACAATATGTCAACTCGTATTTTAATTGGGCCAGGCCCAGGTTCTGACCCAGTGGGTTGTTCTTGTTTATGGCGCAATTTGGCACCCGCTCGGTCGCACAAACAATGGGGGGGCGGTAGCACAAACAATCACAGTTCGTTTGCGAGCGTTTAATGATTGAAGAAACAGCTGGTGTGTCTGATTCTGAAGAGTAATGGGTGAAGTTCTGTTTGAACTCGAGCAGGTTCTCAGGACCAAACaggtttttcttttcccttagTTTATAGCTCACCATCTGTTTGTGTATTTGTTTCTAGGGTCTGGTTaattgtagtttttttttcctcggCTTTTTTAATTGGGTTCAgcatttttagttatttcttttATGGTTAATTTCTTGGGCTAAAtttggttaattgaagcatattttggtttttttttatcaaaaggGCATTTTTAGCTCTGTTGTGCTTGCTTTTACAATGCTTGGGAATAAATCggtgatgaattttttaatatgattttactTTAATGTCTTGTTGCTCCTTGttctagaaaaaaaaggaagtcATTTGCAGTTGGTACTGCTGCACTGTGTTCTGAAAACAGGTGGTTTTGTGTAGGAGAGGTTGACATCTGGGGAAGCAAATATTCTTTTGACATCTAAATCGAGAGCTCTAAGGGATTTCACGGCTGGCTTTCTTATTGGATCTGGTATTACGTGGTTGGGTATGTTTTTTGAACTTATGTTATGATATATTGGATACCTACTGGCATTATTATTGTGTGTTCCATTTAAacaattttcagttttatttttgatgaaattctGGTTGTAGGCTCAGTTTAATCTGCTAACTTGGGTGCAATAgtaagctttttttttctgaatctGAAGATTCGATCTTTGGCTAAGAGTTGTGTTTATTTAGCAAGTAGGATTTTAGTCTACAATAGTTTTACATTCGTCATATTGTGCACAGATAACTGGTGATACTACTGCTGCTGCAGTTATTATTTCTTCTACTGCTCTTGTGGTGTATGTGTGCTTTCAGCATTCACACAATCTCAGTTCCTTTCTCAAATGTTCTTGATTACCCACTCTTCATCTTCCTTCTtgcaatattttgataattcttAGGCTTCTCTTGCAGCAACATGGAAGCTGAATAAGTTTTTACGAGTCAACATTTCAGGAGGTAAGAAAAGCATCCTCCTCCTAAAGTTGGaagtatttcaaattttatatgctgaaataacatataaactttctatttttaatcttatacCTTCCATGTTCAGTAAGTCCTGCTTTATTGCAGGAGCTGCTGTTGTCTTTGGATTATGGAGGTTTGGTAGGTCCATTGAGTCATCTGTTGATCAGATTCTTGCAGCTAATGGAAGCCGGCTGCAGAAAGAGTTAGCAAATATGTAGGTTTCCTCTTTTAGTTTGCTGATTGGCAGTAAACTTGTTTCTTTCCTTAATGAAATTTGTGTATGTCTGGAAGTGTGTGCACTCAACATGGACTT encodes:
- the LOC102611137 gene encoding pentatricopeptide repeat-containing protein At4g14820, with the protein product MSTLSQPTKPLTLPTSTAISSCSSLTHMKQTHAQILKLSHSHHSQNSLLLKLLLTSFSLPTTTPSSLYYALSIFSQIPAPPSRVSNKFIRAISWSHRPKHALKVFLKMLNEGLTIDRFSFPPILKAIARAEGLLEGMQVHGLGTKLGFGSDPFVQTGLVGMYGACGKILDARLMFDKMSYRDIVPWSVMIDGYFQNGLFDEVLNLFEEMKMSNVEPDEMVLSKILSACSRAGNLSYGEAVHEFIIDNNVALDAHLQSTLITMYANCGCMDMAKGLFDKVLLKNLVVSTAMVSGYSRAGQVEDARLIFDQMVEKDLICWSAMISGYAENNHPQEALKLFNEMQVCGMKPDKVTMLSVISACAHLGVLDQAQRIHLYIDKNAFGGDLRVNNAIIDMYAKCGSLESAREVFERMRRRNVISWTSMINAFAIHGDARNALIFFNKMKDESIDPNGVTFIGVLYACSHAGLVDEGREIFASMTNEYNIPPKYEHYGCMVDLFGRANLLREALELVETMPFAPNVVIWGSLMAACRVHGEIELAEFAAKQLLQLDPDHDGALVLLSNIYAKDKRWQDVGELRKSMKERGILKERACSRIEMNNEVYEFLTADRSHKQTDQIYEKLNEVISELKPAGYVPDIHSALVDLEDEEKREVILWHSEKLALCYGLISSKKDSCIRIVKNLRVCEDCHNFIKLVSKVYAREIVIRDRTRFHHYKDGVCSCKDYW